The window CTTTAGCCGCTGCCCACGATGCGGGAGATTCTTCGCCGTTAGGGCCGTCACCTCAGCCCGAGGCGGATGGAGCAACCCATGGACGCAGCGGTGCCTAAACTGCGACCTTCCCCTCCGCCACTTTTAGGGTCGTGCCGCGGGCTGCGCCTGGCACCGGTGCGGCGCCCGCGCTAAGAGGACTTCGGTGCGGATCGCCCTCTTCTGCCCGAGCTACGGCCAGGTCGGGGGCATCGAGGAGAAGGCGCGCATTCTGGTCGAGGTGTTCCGCGCGCGCGGCCACGCTGTGACCGTCCTGGCGCGCGGAGAGCCTGCGACCTCCAGAAGCGACGGCGACGTGCCGGTCGTGCGCCACGAATACCACCAGATGCCGCGCCGGGCCCGGCACGTGGCGCGCCAGCTGCGCTTCCTGCGTGACCTGCCGCGCGCGACCCGGGCCCTGCGCCGGGCGGTGACGGACGCGGCGAGCGAGGCGGTGCTGACCCTCGCCATCACCTCCTACGCGCCGTACGCGAGCGCGCTCGCCGCCGCCACCCCACTCGTCCTCAGCCTCGAGGGGGGCGAGCCAGGCGGCCGCTTCACGGCCAACCCGCGCACGCTCCGCTCGGCGCTGCGGCGGGCTACGCGCGTGGTCGCCTGTGCGCGCTCGCTCGCCGGTTCTGCGCAGGCGCTCGCTCCGGAGGTCGCGGATCGGCTGACCGTCATCCCGAACGGGGTCGAGCCCGAGCTGTTCGCGGACGGCCCCGCCCACACGCATCCCCGCCCCTACGTCGCCGCGGTCGGTCGGCTGGTCCCCCAGAAGGGCTTCGACGTGCTGCTCGAGGCGTTCGCCCACCTGGGAGCGTCGGAGCTCGATCTCCTCATCGCCGGTGACGGGCCGGAGCGCCCGCGCCTCGAAGCGATGCGGGAGCGGCTGGAGCTGGGCGCGCGGGTGCACCTGCTCGGGGCCCTGGACCGCGCCACGGTGGCGCGGCTCTACCGTGGCGCCCGGTTGGTGGCCTGCCCCTCGCGCTGGGAGGGGATGCCGCTCGTCTGCCTGGAGGCGATGGCGAGCGGGCGCGCCGTGGTGGCGAGCCGGGTGGATGGAATCCCGGACGCGGTCAGCGACGGCCAGACCGGTCTCCTCGTGCCGCCCGAGGATCCGGTCGCGCTGGCCGCCGCTCTTCGCGCCCTGCTCGAGGACGCACCGCGGCGCGACCGTCTCGGCGCGCGCGGCCGCGCGCTCGTGTGCGCGGAGCTCACCTGGGCAAGCGTCGCCGAGCGCTACCTGACCGTGCTCGCCGACGCCGCGGCGTTGCGCTAGGCGGTTTGTCTCCATCACCCGCCGGATTTGCCTCGCTACCCTTTGCCCGATATACCCGCGGGCGACCGGCAGGCGCGCCGGCGCTCCCCCGTGAGATTGCTCTTCTTCAGCCCGCATTACGGCACGGTCGGCGGCGTCCGGCTGATCATCGACGCCCTGGCCGGGGCGGCGCGCAACGCCGGGCACGAGGTAGGCGCGGTGGTCGACGGTGACGTCTTGCGCTTCCCCGGGTGGGCGCGTGAGCTTCGCCTCTACCCCTTCCCCGCCCGGACGCGCGACCTCCGCCGCCTACGCCGCTTCGCCCGCAAGCTGCCGGTGGCGGCGGCGCGTCTCGTGGGCGCTGTCCGCGAGTTCGCGCCCGACGTGGTCAGCGTGCACGGCATGCGGCGGTTCGCCCCCTACGCCGCGCTCCTGCGGCGCGTGACCCGCGTCCCTCAGATCCTGAACCTCCAGGAGGCGGCGCTGCCGCCCGGGCAGCCGGAGAACCCGGGCCTCTTCCGCATGCTCGTGCGCGCGGCCGACGCGGTGGCCGCCTGCTCTGAGGAAGCGGCCGCCTACGCGAGCACGGTGGGCGGCGCACGGCGAGTGGTCGTGGTGCCGAACGGCTACGACCCTGGGGAGTTGGAGGGCGCCGGGTCGTTCCCGCACCCCCGCGCCTACGTGCTCGGCGTCGGCCGCCTCGAGGCGCAGAAGGGGTTCGACCTGCTGATCGAGGCCGTGGCCCGCCTCGCGCGGCCGGACGTCGACCTCCTCCTCGCGGGCGACGGCAGCGCGCGCGGCGAGCTCGCGGCGCTCGCGGCGCGCCACGGCGTGGCCGACCGGGTGCGCTTCCTCGGAGAGACCGACCGGGCGATGACGGTCGCCCTCCTCAAGGGCGCCGCGCTCGTCGCCTGCCCGTCACGCTTCGAGGGGTTGCCGCTCGTCTGCATCGAGGCCCTGGCCGCCGGGCGCCCGGTGGTGGCGAGCGCCATCAACGGCATCCCGGAGGTGATCCGGGACGGTGAGACGGGCGTGCTCGTGCCGTGCGACGACGCCGCCGCCCTCGCCGCTGCGCTCGCGCGCCTGCTCGACCGCCCCGAAGAGGCGACGCGGCTCGGCGCCTGCGGCCAGGCGCTCGTCGAGCGCCGCCATCCGTGGCCAGCGATCGCCCGCGAGTATCTTGCGCTCTGCGTCGAGGTGGCGGCGGCGCACAACCGGGTCGCGGCATGAACGGCCGCCGTCGGGTCTTGGTCATCGGCCTCGACGGGGCGACGTTCCGTCTCCTCGGCCCGTTCGCCGCCTCCGGCGAGATGCCGGAGCTCGCCCGCCTCATGGCCGAGGGGTGCCACGGCGAGCTGCGCTCGACCTACCCTCCCCTGACGCCGCCCGCGTGGTCGTCGTTCATGACAGGGAAGAACCCCGGGAAGCACGGCGTGGTCAGCTTCCGTCGCCCCCCCGCGGGCTACCGCACGGGCGACTTCATCAGCGCCAAGACGCTCAAGGCAAAGACGCTGTGGGAGCTCGTGGGCGAGGCAGGGCTGACGGTGGGCTCGCTGCACGTCGTGCCGTCCTATCCCGTGCGGCCGGTGAACGGCTTCATGGTCTCGTGCATGCTCTCACCGCCAGGCGCCAAGGACATCATCTACCCGCCCGAGTTCTGCTCGCTCCTCGGGGAGGACTACGTGATTTCGCTCGAGCCACCGACGCAGCTGGTCGCGAGCCACGCGGATTACCGCGCCCAGGCGCTCGACTACCTCGCCCGGCTGCGCCGGCTCGGTCAGCGGCGGCTGGAGGCCACGCTGCGGCTCATGAAGGAGCGGCCCTGCGACCTCCTTTCGGTGATCTTCTACGAGCCCGACCGGGTACAGCACTTTTTCTGGCAGCACCTCTCCGGCACCGGGCCGCCCGAGGTGGCTCCCGCAGTGATCGAGGAAATCGCGAGCCACGCCCGCGCGATCTACCGGGATCTGGACGTCGCTGTCGGCGAGCTTCGGCAGGCCTCCGGGCCAGACACCGTGACCTTCATCATCTCGGACCACGGCTTCGGCCCCGCTCCGGGCCGCTTCGTCCACGTGAACCGCTGGCTGGCGGACAACGGCTGGCTGCACGTCCACCGCAGCTGGCGCCTCCGCCGCCGGGTCGCGAAGCGGCTCCCCGCCAACCTTCGCAAGCGCTGGGACACGGTCGAGAACGTGTTCGTCAACTGGAGTCGCAGCTTCGCCTGGTGCGACGCCATGGAGACGCGGAGCGCCGCGCTCTGGCTCAACGTCGAAGGGCGGCAGCCCCAGGGACGCATCCGGCCGGGAGCCGAGTACGAGCGCTTGCGCGAGGAGATCCGGCAGGGCCTCGCCGAGCTTCGCGACGACGGTCGTCCTGTCTTCGAGCAGGTCGCCCGGCGGGAGGATGTCTACCACGGTCCGATGACCGAGCTCGCCCCGGACCTCCTCCTCTACGCCAATCCGACCCACGGCCTGCGCTTCAACGGGCTCCGTCCGGAGCTGCGCGCCCGAGCCACCTTCGTCGACTTCATCGACTACGGCTTCACCGGCGCCCACGAGCCGGCAGGGATCTACATCGTTGCCGGCCCGGACATCGCACCCCTCGGCCGCCAGGACACGAAGCCGATCGAGTCCCTTGCCCCTACCATTCTGTCGCTCCTCGGCCTGCCGATCCCCGACGGGATGGACGCCGGGCCCCTGCTCGATTTCCTGACCCCCGAGGCGCGTGCGAGGACGGACGTACGCTACGTGCCGGACGTCGCGCCGACGGAGGGGGGCGAGGATGACGCGTACGGGTCGGAGGGGGATCGTGCGCAGGTCGAGGCGCGCCTTCGCGCCCTCGGCTACGTGGAGTGAGAGCGCCCCGGCGCCCCCGGGCATGCTGTCCCTGGTTAAGAGGCTCAAGCCGGCAGGTGACGACCCTCGCGTGTTGTGGCTTCGCCCCGAGTGGGGGTACGGCGATCACCTCATGCTGACCGCCATTCTCGCAGGCCTCAAGGCGGAGCACCCGACGCTGCGAATCCGGCTTGCGGCCGCCCACCCCGAGATATTCTGGCACAACCCCCACGTGGAGGAGGTGCTGAGCGTGCACCGCCTCGGGCGGAAGCATCCCGAGCGCCTGGCGCGGTACCTCGAGGTGGTGCGCCGCCCGCCCGAGGCCCGATACCTCCAGGTCTCGGGACATCTGCTCGACGATATGTATGACTGCATCGGCATCCCGCTGAAGGAGCGTCCGCGCCAGCCGTACATCTACCTGACCTGGCGGGAGCTGCGCTTCCGCGGACGCGAGGTCGAGGCCCTGCCCCGCCCCCGCATCGCGATCGCGGCGCACGGCGCGCCGGACGTGAAGCTCCCCAACAAGGTCTATCCGGCCCCTCAGTGGCTGGAACTCGTGCCGTTGCTGGCACGCCTGGGCGGCAGCGTGCTCCAGATCGGGACCCGGACGGAGGGATCGCTGATCGCAGGCGCGCGCGACTACCGCGACCTGGGATACCGTCACACCGCCAGCCTGCTCAAGCGCTGCGACCTGCTCGTCACCCATGTGGGCGGCATCATGCATCTCGGGACCGCGGTCCGGGTTCCGACCGTCGTGCTGTACGGCGCCGCGGAGCACCCGGAGGTCAGCGGCTACCCGTGGAACCTGAACCTCTACACCCCGATCGAGTGTGGCCCCTGTTGGATGCGGGAGCCCTGCTCGCACCACTCCTGCATGCGTCGGCTGACGCCGCAGCTGGTCCTGGAGGAGGTGGAGGCGGTCCTCGCCGGCGCCTCGCTCGGTAGCCGCGACATCCTCCCGCCAGCCGCGCCCCAGACCGCGTAGCCGGGCCGACCCGCTATGCGCGGCGCTCGATCAGCAGCGCCCGATAGGGCCGGTTGATGGCGGTCACGTGGCGGTGGCAGGTGAGCGCCAAGTCGGGAACCTCCTCGCCGTCCAACGTCACCTGCGCGATCGTCACGCGGAACAGGTCTCGGTCGATGTTCGCAAGCAATCGCTCGCGCACCGCCGTGACGTCATAGATGCGGGCATAGTTGCCACACCAACTCCCGCCCGGGATGGATGCCGTCGGGTCGATCACCCGCCACGATCGGCGATCGAACTTGCGGGCGAGCGTGAGGGCATCGGTCACCTCCAGGTATCGCGTCGCGACAAAGAGCGGGACGATGCAGCAACGACCGCCCGGCGCGAGCAACCGCTGCACCTCGCGGAGGAAGGCGATGTCGGACTCTCCCTGGAAGTGCTCGAAGGAGTGATGACAGGCGACACGGTCAACATGAGCGTCCGGTAGCGGAATCGCTCCGGCGTCGCCCTCGATGCACACCACCCCCTTCCCGACCTGCCGTCGGAGCCAGTCGGTAACCTTCGCATCCTGGAGGTATCGCTCCCGGCACTCGAGCACGCTCACATAGGTATGGATTCCACCCGCCCCGTCGAGGAAGGAATGCTCCGGCTGCGGGTTCAACAGCGTGAACGTGGTGAAGAACTCGAGCAGCTTCTTGTGCCGGATGTCTCCGAAACGGGTCTTCCATTCCGGCACGTACCGACGGACCCAGTCCTGGCAGAGCGTCGACTGTAGGGCGAGGGTGATCACGTCCACACCTCGCAACCCTTCCAGCTCTGTTGACGGAGTGGGGTGTGCCACTCGGTCAACGATCAGATTGCGAGCGAACCCTGTCCAGCGAACGCGCTTCACGCCCCCGCGCACTCTTCTACTCGTGCCTGACAGCGCAAGACGTACGGAGGCATGGGCTTCGCCGGTTGGTCTTGATTCTCAAACCCGCTCCTCCGGATCGAACAGCTTCTTGTACTCCTGGAGCGCGAAACGGTCGGTCATCCCGGCGATGTAGTCGGCGATCGCCCGCGGGATCGACGGGCCCTCTTCCCGTGCCCGCTCGGTCACGTGCGGCGGCAGCTGCTTCGGCTCCTGCATGTAGACCTCGAAGAGCGCGCTCATGATGCGGTCGGCCTTCTGCGTCATGCGCGTCACGCGGTAGTGCGTGTAGAGCCGGTCGTAGAGAAACACCTTCAGCTCCTGGTTGCGCTCGCCCATCTCGGGCGAGTACTCGACCAGGCGCGGCTTCACGCGGCGCACGTCGGCGAGTGTCTCGACGCCGAGCTGGCGCAGGCGGGCCAGGACCGCTGCGCAGAGATCGCTCACCAGGCGGTCGATCACGCGCCGCACCGCCTGGTAGTGGCGCACGTGGAGCGGGGCCTCCGGCGCGACCTCGGCCGTCGCCTCGCTCCACAGGCGCGTGCGCGCCAGGTCCTCGGGGTCGAGCATGTTCGACTTGAGCCCGTCGTCGATGTCGTGCGCGTTGTAGGCGATCTCGTCGGCGAAGTCGACGATCTGGGCCTCCAGGCTGGGCGCCAGCTCGGGGTCGAACTCGCGTACCTGCGGGCGGTCGTAGCGCGTCGAGTGCTTGACGATGCCCTCGCGCACCTCCCACGAGAGGTTGAGCCCGCGGAAGGCCGGGTAGCGCTCCTCGAGCACGTCCACGATGCGGAGGCTCTGCGAGTTGTGGTCGAAGCCCCCGTGGGGCTTCATGAGGCGGTCGAGCGTGCGCTCGCCGGCATGGCCGAAGGGCGTGTGCCCGAGGTCGTGCGCGAGCGCGACCGCCTCGGCCAGATCCTCGTTGAGCCCGAGGGCGCGGGCGAGCGTGCGCGTCACCTGCGCGGCCTCCATCGTGTGCGTGAGCCGCGTCCGGTAGTAGTCGCCCTCGTGGTTCACGAACACCTGCGTCTTGTACTCGAGGCGGCGGAAGGCCGTGGAGTGGATGATGCGGTCACGGTCGCGCTGGAAGGCCATGCGGAGGGGGTGCTCGGGCTCGGGATGGCGGCGGCCGCGCGAGTCACGGCTGCGCATGGCGTAAGGCGCGAGGGCGGCCGCCTCGCGCGCCTCGAGCTCGCTGCGGGTGGGCATCGGTGCGGGCACTCCTAGCGCGCGCGCCGCCCGAGGAGCAAGGTCCGTTTGCGGCCTGCGGGTCCTGGCGCCGCGCAGGCGAGCGGGCGAGCGACACGCTGTCGAGACGCCGCCCGCTTGTCTGCCGACCTTCGCGGCGCTAGGGTACTCTCCTAAGTATTACCAAAAGGAGCACCATGGCCCATCGTAAGACCGCGATTGCCGTTCCCGCAGAGATCCTCGACGAGGTCGATCGGGCTGCGCGCGCGCGGGGGGAGTCGCGCAGCCGCTTCATCACTCGAGTCCTTCGCCTGGCCGTGCGGGCGCGCCGCGACGCCGAGGTCACGCGGCGTCTCGACGCCCTCTTCGCAGACGAGTCGCTGGCGGAGGAACAGCGGCACGAGGCCGACGACCTCGCCCGGCACGCGGTGGATTGGGCCGACGAGCGCTGGTGATGCGCCAGGGCGAGGTCTACTGGCTGCGGTTTGCCGGGAAGGGGTCGGAACCCCGCGGACGGCGGCCGGCGGTCGTCGTGCAGCACGATCGATTCAACCGCAGCGCCATCCGGACCGCCGTGGTCGCGGCCGTCACGTCCAACCTCCGCCTGGCGGCGATGCCGGGCAACGTCCAACTGCGCAAGGGTGAGGCTGGTCTCCCCCGCCCGAGCGTAGTCAACGTGAGCCAGGTCCTCACCATCGATCGAGCACGGCTGACCGACTGCGTGGGAAGCCTGGGCAGCGAACGGCTCCGCGACGTGCTCCGCGGGCTGGCGCTCCTCTTCTTCATCGAGCCGGGCGAACCTTGAGCAGGAGGGCCCGCGGGGCTCCCGCTGGCAGCCCTGGCCCGCGCCCGAGGGTCGGAGGGCAAGGCGAGTTTGCGGCGCGCCTGGTCGCGCTG of the Deltaproteobacteria bacterium genome contains:
- a CDS encoding glycosyltransferase family 4 protein; the protein is MRIALFCPSYGQVGGIEEKARILVEVFRARGHAVTVLARGEPATSRSDGDVPVVRHEYHQMPRRARHVARQLRFLRDLPRATRALRRAVTDAASEAVLTLAITSYAPYASALAAATPLVLSLEGGEPGGRFTANPRTLRSALRRATRVVACARSLAGSAQALAPEVADRLTVIPNGVEPELFADGPAHTHPRPYVAAVGRLVPQKGFDVLLEAFAHLGASELDLLIAGDGPERPRLEAMRERLELGARVHLLGALDRATVARLYRGARLVACPSRWEGMPLVCLEAMASGRAVVASRVDGIPDAVSDGQTGLLVPPEDPVALAAALRALLEDAPRRDRLGARGRALVCAELTWASVAERYLTVLADAAALR
- a CDS encoding glycosyltransferase, which translates into the protein MPRYPLPDIPAGDRQARRRSPVRLLFFSPHYGTVGGVRLIIDALAGAARNAGHEVGAVVDGDVLRFPGWARELRLYPFPARTRDLRRLRRFARKLPVAAARLVGAVREFAPDVVSVHGMRRFAPYAALLRRVTRVPQILNLQEAALPPGQPENPGLFRMLVRAADAVAACSEEAAAYASTVGGARRVVVVPNGYDPGELEGAGSFPHPRAYVLGVGRLEAQKGFDLLIEAVARLARPDVDLLLAGDGSARGELAALAARHGVADRVRFLGETDRAMTVALLKGAALVACPSRFEGLPLVCIEALAAGRPVVASAINGIPEVIRDGETGVLVPCDDAAALAAALARLLDRPEEATRLGACGQALVERRHPWPAIAREYLALCVEVAAAHNRVAA
- a CDS encoding glycosyltransferase family 9 protein, with the protein product MLWLRPEWGYGDHLMLTAILAGLKAEHPTLRIRLAAAHPEIFWHNPHVEEVLSVHRLGRKHPERLARYLEVVRRPPEARYLQVSGHLLDDMYDCIGIPLKERPRQPYIYLTWRELRFRGREVEALPRPRIAIAAHGAPDVKLPNKVYPAPQWLELVPLLARLGGSVLQIGTRTEGSLIAGARDYRDLGYRHTASLLKRCDLLVTHVGGIMHLGTAVRVPTVVLYGAAEHPEVSGYPWNLNLYTPIECGPCWMREPCSHHSCMRRLTPQLVLEEVEAVLAGASLGSRDILPPAAPQTA
- a CDS encoding class I SAM-dependent methyltransferase; its protein translation is MSGTSRRVRGGVKRVRWTGFARNLIVDRVAHPTPSTELEGLRGVDVITLALQSTLCQDWVRRYVPEWKTRFGDIRHKKLLEFFTTFTLLNPQPEHSFLDGAGGIHTYVSVLECRERYLQDAKVTDWLRRQVGKGVVCIEGDAGAIPLPDAHVDRVACHHSFEHFQGESDIAFLREVQRLLAPGGRCCIVPLFVATRYLEVTDALTLARKFDRRSWRVIDPTASIPGGSWCGNYARIYDVTAVRERLLANIDRDLFRVTIAQVTLDGEEVPDLALTCHRHVTAINRPYRALLIERRA
- a CDS encoding deoxyguanosinetriphosphate triphosphohydrolase — translated: MPTRSELEAREAAALAPYAMRSRDSRGRRHPEPEHPLRMAFQRDRDRIIHSTAFRRLEYKTQVFVNHEGDYYRTRLTHTMEAAQVTRTLARALGLNEDLAEAVALAHDLGHTPFGHAGERTLDRLMKPHGGFDHNSQSLRIVDVLEERYPAFRGLNLSWEVREGIVKHSTRYDRPQVREFDPELAPSLEAQIVDFADEIAYNAHDIDDGLKSNMLDPEDLARTRLWSEATAEVAPEAPLHVRHYQAVRRVIDRLVSDLCAAVLARLRQLGVETLADVRRVKPRLVEYSPEMGERNQELKVFLYDRLYTHYRVTRMTQKADRIMSALFEVYMQEPKQLPPHVTERAREEGPSIPRAIADYIAGMTDRFALQEYKKLFDPEERV
- a CDS encoding ribbon-helix-helix protein, CopG family, producing the protein MAHRKTAIAVPAEILDEVDRAARARGESRSRFITRVLRLAVRARRDAEVTRRLDALFADESLAEEQRHEADDLARHAVDWADERW
- a CDS encoding type II toxin-antitoxin system PemK/MazF family toxin, coding for MVMRQGEVYWLRFAGKGSEPRGRRPAVVVQHDRFNRSAIRTAVVAAVTSNLRLAAMPGNVQLRKGEAGLPRPSVVNVSQVLTIDRARLTDCVGSLGSERLRDVLRGLALLFFIEPGEP